The following proteins are encoded in a genomic region of Thermothielavioides terrestris NRRL 8126 chromosome 5, complete sequence:
- a CDS encoding guanine nucleotide exchange factor synembryn-like protein (Contains conserved domain Ric8[pfam10165], Guanine nucleotide exchange factor synembryn. 1| guanine nucleotide exchange factor synembryn [Glomerella graminicola M1. 001]. Contains conserved domain Ric8[pfam10165], Guanine nucleotide exchange factor synembryn) — protein MLSFGSLSGPDKLGAVRRLLDKLTEDLKSATLSLQERDAALEELKVYGRDPSFADPIFTKDGIETLTKHAFESTSDSTSLNALRVLCNSLFLKSETRQIFVDLGYEPKACERLKNDSRDYEFLISRLILLTTYGTTINLPDLIEKHGLAAAIAQNLSRHAARVSAQSVAATTTDPMEEMALAETLKLLFNVTNFAKDHVSFFDLALKHIATILCNHALLQTTKTPLDPPFGLLINALLNLDLTTPTAQSALYPAAEPARIAGRLIQLLDLSMKAYTDSELDQAVSPLMCVLSAVYKHAPVASPGKGSGDGDGDARGFIRSKLLPTEEDRKSVLGKADTLPSRLLRNWSNPLAPQFRSAVAHLYFDMSDKNAAQFIENVGYGYASGFLFENHIPVPEEAMGQDGKASSSSGGGSGGDRGPKRPVNPITGQFLDEERVVDLPEMTAEEKEREAERLFVLFERLKETGVMSVQNPVEKAVQEGRFEELPDDDDLAEDLD, from the exons ATGTTGTCATTCGGCAGCCTCTCCGGTCCTG ACAAGCTAGGTGCTGTCAGGAGGCTTCTGGATAAGCTGACTGAAGATCTGAAGTCTGCGACTCTTTCGCTTCAAG AGCGTGACGCTGCCCTCGAGGAGCTGAAAGTGTACGGCCGCGATCCCAGCTTTGCAGACCCTATTTTCACCAAGGAT GGGATTGAGACCCTCACCAAGCATGCCTTCGAGAGCACCTCAGACAGCACGTCCCTCAATGCGCTCAGGGTCCTTTGCAATTCCCTGTTTCTCAAGTCCGAAACAAGGCAGATCTTTGTCGATCTAGGATATGAGCCCAAGGCATGCGAAAGACTCAAGAACGATAGCCGGGATTACGAGTTCCTCATCTCCAGATTGATCCTCCTCACTACCTACGGCACAACGATCAACCTCCCAGATCTAATCGAGAAACACGGGCTAGCGGCCGCCATCGCCCAGAACTTGTCAAGGCACGCCGCCCGGGTCTCTGCACAGTCAGTCGCTGCTACCACAACAGACCCGATGGAGGAGATGGCCCTTGCAGAAACCCTCAAACTCCTCTTCAATGTCACCAACTTCGCCAAAGACCACGTTAGCTTTTTTGACCTGGCTCTGAAGCACATTGCCACAATCCTCTGCAACCATGCGCTCCTCCAAACAACCAAAACCCCGCTCGACCCGCCTTTCGGCCTCCTGATTAACGCCCTCCTGAATCTCGACCTCACCACGCCCACCGCTCAGTCCGCCCTTTACCCCGCAGCTGAACCGGCCCGCATCGCCGGCCGTCTCATCCAGCTTCTCGACCTATCAATGAAGGCCTACACCGACAGCGAGCTTGACCAAGCCGTCAGCCCACTGATGTGTGTCCTCTCCGCGGTCTATAAACACGCACCCGTCGCCAGTCCCGGCAAGGGTAGCggtgacggcgacggcgacgcgcgcGGCTTCATCCGATCCAAACTCCTCCCCACCGAAGAAGATCGTAAGAGCGTCCTCGGCAAAGCCGACACCCTGCCctcgcggctgctgcgcaacTGGTCGAACCCGCTAGCCCCGCAGTTCCGCAGCGCGGTGGCCCACCTGTACTTCGACATGTCCGACAAGAACGCGGCGCAATTCATCGAGAACGTCGGGTACGGGTATGCGTCCGGGTTCTTGTTTGAGAATCACATTCCGGTCCCAGAGGAGGCAATGGGGCAGGATGGGAAGGCTTCTTCGTCGTCAGGCGGTGGCAGCGGTGGGGATAGGGGCCCGAAGAGGCCAGTAAACCCGATCACGGGCCAGTTTTTGGATGAGGAAAGGGTTGTCGATCTGCCGGAGATGACcgcggaggagaaggagcgggAGGCGGAGAGGCTATTCGTGTTGTTCGAGCG GCTGAAGGAGACCGGGGTGATGTCGGTGCAGAATCCTGTGGAGAAAGCCGTGCAGGAGGGCAGGTTTGAGGAGTTGCCAGATGATGATGACCTCGCAGAGGACCTGGATTAG